The following proteins are encoded in a genomic region of Candidatus Binatus sp.:
- a CDS encoding DUF262 domain-containing protein, with protein MKMTPDKRAIDKIFRRRDRYEIPDWQRQKVWSKQKKQGLIDSILRGWKLPKFYFVKSSDENFLVEDGQQRLTAIFEFFSGDLGLSQESAEIFGGTYYSELKRNVADAFDDFDIEYDVIEDATDKELKEFFQRLQEGMPLTGSEKLNAVPSKLRDFCKETAAKHPFFKETIAVPDTRYAHFDVLAKVVTIELEDLDTGLRLDDVKAVFEANQNFATTSAVAKRIKNALDLLATAFKGNGSILRTRTMVQSLITLTCEIVSTKNYAGIEALLREFCESFTTELAAQIDKGQEATDSDYVQFQKSVSANVTGAARTRQEILLRKLFTIAPELSAIFDPSVIAESGTTGRITAVSDSIILLIEQINKKHAAATGDDLFKATNKTALRCCAFGSQSRHAMLTARSSMTSISSFGRGLELASTRRPCDRSSTSTTYGRTCATTWIMETRARLAPSGKKQAQPSRSMPARERRTPSNQPSTHYSKRTSSQQ; from the coding sequence ATGAAGATGACCCCAGACAAACGCGCGATCGACAAGATCTTTCGTCGCCGGGACCGCTACGAAATTCCGGATTGGCAGCGGCAGAAGGTGTGGAGCAAGCAGAAGAAGCAAGGCCTCATTGACTCCATCCTGCGGGGCTGGAAGCTTCCCAAGTTCTATTTCGTCAAGAGCTCGGACGAGAACTTTCTCGTGGAAGACGGCCAACAGCGGCTCACCGCCATTTTCGAGTTTTTCTCGGGGGATCTGGGCCTCAGCCAGGAATCCGCAGAGATCTTCGGTGGGACGTACTACAGCGAGTTGAAACGGAACGTAGCAGACGCATTCGACGATTTCGATATCGAGTACGACGTGATCGAAGACGCGACGGATAAGGAGCTAAAAGAGTTCTTCCAGCGACTCCAGGAAGGTATGCCCCTGACCGGTAGCGAGAAGCTTAACGCGGTGCCGAGCAAGCTCCGCGATTTCTGTAAGGAAACTGCGGCGAAACACCCCTTCTTTAAGGAGACTATTGCTGTCCCTGATACGCGGTACGCGCACTTCGATGTTCTTGCGAAAGTGGTCACCATCGAGCTCGAGGACCTCGACACCGGGTTACGGCTTGATGACGTGAAAGCAGTTTTTGAGGCGAACCAGAACTTCGCCACCACTTCGGCAGTGGCCAAGCGCATCAAGAACGCCTTGGACTTACTCGCTACGGCTTTCAAGGGCAACGGCTCCATATTGCGCACGAGAACGATGGTCCAATCGCTCATCACGCTCACCTGCGAGATCGTGAGCACCAAGAACTACGCCGGCATCGAAGCCCTCCTTAGAGAGTTCTGTGAGAGCTTCACGACCGAGTTGGCCGCACAGATTGACAAGGGCCAAGAGGCGACAGACAGTGACTACGTCCAATTTCAGAAATCAGTGAGCGCCAACGTCACCGGCGCTGCGCGGACGCGCCAGGAGATCCTCCTCCGGAAGCTCTTTACGATCGCCCCGGAACTTAGCGCGATCTTCGACCCAAGCGTCATCGCTGAGAGTGGCACGACAGGACGGATCACGGCAGTCTCGGATTCCATCATTCTACTCATCGAGCAGATCAATAAAAAGCACGCCGCGGCGACCGGCGACGACTTATTCAAAGCCACAAACAAGACTGCCCTGCGCTGTTGCGCCTTCGGAAGCCAGTCACGACACGCGATGCTTACGGCGCGTTCATCGATGACCTCTATTTCCTCTTTCGGGAGGGGCCTGGAGCTCGCATCGACCCGGCGACCTTGCGATCGTTCGTCCACATCAACGACCTACGGACGGACCTGCGCCACGACGTGGATCATGGAGACAAGGGCAAGACTCGCTCCAAGCGGAAAAAAGCAGGCACAACCTTCGCGCTCTATGCCGGCGAGGGAACGCCGGACACCATCGAACCAACCAAGTACCCACTATTCCAAGCGAACATCCTCACAGCAATAG
- a CDS encoding DUF2924 domain-containing protein codes for MGHTSLPNRSGRPPTVGNGSEQLAQEISGLLALDLPAIRKKWMALFGAHSPPHLGRVMMIRAIAYRLQERALGGLKPSTKRILDRVCDGRGGRTGSDSEGTHRRGNSPDPGVAGCQPPSPPTIEDVRFASITDFYLRGILPAYRQADGGVPRSKGVGFLRYYESVL; via the coding sequence ATGGGACACACAAGTTTGCCAAATAGAAGCGGAAGGCCGCCAACCGTCGGTAACGGCTCAGAACAGTTGGCGCAGGAGATTAGCGGCCTTCTCGCTCTCGACTTGCCAGCTATAAGAAAGAAATGGATGGCGCTTTTTGGTGCCCATTCGCCGCCGCACCTCGGCCGCGTGATGATGATCAGGGCTATTGCGTACCGGCTGCAGGAGCGAGCGTTGGGCGGTCTCAAGCCCTCCACAAAGCGGATTCTCGACCGTGTTTGCGATGGCCGCGGAGGTCGCACCGGGTCAGACTCCGAAGGGACGCACAGGCGCGGGAACAGTCCTGATCCGGGAGTGGCGGGGTGTCAGCCACCGAGTCCGCCCACCATCGAGGACGTTCGTTTCGCCTCCATCACCGATTTCTATTTGCGCGGCATCCTTCCGGCTTACCGGCAGGCCGACGGCGGAGTTCCGCGTTCCAAAGGCGTGGGTTTTTTGAGATACTACGAATCCGTCTTATGA